Proteins encoded within one genomic window of Burkholderiaceae bacterium:
- a CDS encoding DUF1854 domain-containing protein: protein MSANGGAAERRFLLHRNAFGRLVWTAPDGERHEGVIPVRTFPLSAPGAGLSLVGADGHELAWIESLDALPAPARALIDEELATREFVPEILRIRKVSTFSTPSQWEVDTDRGRAQFVLAGEEDIRRLDGNALLIAAAQGAYFRVRDLQALDAASRRLLGRFL, encoded by the coding sequence GTGAGCGCGAACGGCGGGGCGGCCGAGCGCCGGTTCTTGCTCCACCGAAACGCATTCGGCCGCCTAGTCTGGACCGCGCCGGACGGCGAGCGCCACGAGGGCGTGATCCCGGTACGCACCTTTCCGCTTTCCGCGCCGGGCGCGGGCCTGTCGCTGGTCGGTGCCGACGGCCACGAACTGGCCTGGATCGAAAGTCTCGACGCGCTGCCGGCGCCGGCGCGCGCGCTGATCGACGAGGAACTCGCCACCCGCGAATTCGTTCCGGAAATCCTGCGCATCCGAAAGGTGTCGACGTTCTCGACCCCTAGCCAGTGGGAGGTCGACACCGACCGCGGCAGGGCGCAGTTCGTGCTGGCCGGCGAGGAGGACATCCGGCGCCTCGACGGTAACGCGCTGCTGATCGCGGCTGCCCAAGGCGCGTACTTCAGGGTGCGTGACCTGCAGGCGCTGGATGCGGCGTCGCGGCGGCTGCTCGGCCGCTTCCTCTGA
- a CDS encoding Cyanophycin synthase, with the protein MSPSPKNDIKLLRISYLRGPNIWTYRPALEVWLDLGELEDHPSNLLPGLNERLLAWLPALVEHHCGVGERGGFVQRLHEGTWAGHVLEHVVIELLNLAGMPTGFGQTRSTSQRGIYRMVFRARDEQVARTALAQGHRLLMAAINDQPFDVAQAVAQLRERVDDCYLGPSTASIVAAAADRHIPHIRLNAGNLVQLGYGSRQRRIWTAETEFSSAIAAGIASDKDLTKRLLKSCGVPVPEGEIVDSPERAWDAAQEIGLPVAIKPSDANHGRGVALDLSTEAEVRAAFAVAKAHGSEVMVERFARGQEHRLLVVGGKVVAAARGETASVVADGRASVVELVDAQLNTDPRRGTSEDFPLNLVETRTDENIVLELQRQGLTPDSVPQAGRLVLIQRNGNVAIDCTDQLHPAVAHAASLAARVVGLDVAGVDLVAEDISRPLEEQGGAVVEVNAGPGLLMHLKPAIGAPRPVGRAIVDHLFPDGPGRPPGRIPIVGVAGNNHTQTIARLVAWLIHLGGTRVGLACRDGLFLDRRRVSHGNCARFDAARRLLMNVAVQAAVIENGPEAILRDGLAYDRCLVGVVTDSDGVAELGEFDIFETEQMARVLRTQVDVVLPHGAAVLNAADDAVAALASLCDGEVILYADDALAPAIASHRAKGGRAVFVRGGAVVLATGATEVQLASLDRLMGRHERGTPAAAETLRRSLLAAVAASWALGISHDLIAVGIETFDPDLKPYYTAPEPFAAN; encoded by the coding sequence ATGAGTCCGAGTCCGAAAAACGATATCAAGCTGCTGCGCATCAGTTACCTGCGCGGCCCGAACATCTGGACCTACCGTCCGGCGCTCGAGGTCTGGCTCGACCTGGGCGAACTGGAAGACCATCCGTCGAATCTGCTGCCGGGATTGAACGAGCGATTACTCGCGTGGCTGCCGGCGCTGGTGGAGCACCATTGCGGCGTCGGCGAGCGCGGCGGCTTCGTGCAGCGCCTGCACGAGGGCACCTGGGCCGGCCATGTGCTGGAACATGTGGTGATCGAGCTGCTGAACCTGGCCGGCATGCCGACCGGCTTCGGCCAGACCCGCAGCACCAGTCAGCGCGGCATCTATCGCATGGTGTTTCGCGCGCGCGACGAGCAGGTGGCGCGCACCGCGCTCGCGCAGGGCCATCGATTGCTGATGGCTGCGATCAACGATCAGCCATTTGACGTCGCGCAGGCGGTGGCCCAGTTGCGCGAACGGGTCGACGATTGCTACCTGGGACCGAGCACCGCCAGCATCGTCGCTGCGGCGGCCGACCGGCACATTCCCCACATCCGCCTGAACGCCGGCAACCTGGTCCAGCTCGGCTACGGATCGCGGCAGCGCCGGATCTGGACCGCCGAGACCGAATTCAGCAGCGCGATCGCCGCCGGCATCGCGAGCGACAAGGACCTCACGAAGCGGCTGCTGAAGTCCTGCGGCGTTCCGGTGCCGGAGGGCGAGATCGTCGACAGCCCCGAGCGTGCCTGGGACGCGGCGCAGGAGATCGGCCTGCCGGTCGCGATCAAGCCGAGCGACGCGAACCATGGCCGCGGCGTCGCACTCGATCTGTCGACCGAGGCCGAGGTGCGCGCCGCGTTCGCGGTCGCAAAGGCCCATGGCAGCGAGGTGATGGTCGAGCGCTTTGCGCGCGGCCAGGAACACCGGCTCCTGGTGGTCGGCGGCAAAGTGGTCGCGGCCGCGCGCGGCGAGACCGCGTCGGTCGTCGCAGACGGGCGCGCGAGTGTGGTCGAACTGGTCGACGCGCAGCTCAACACCGATCCGCGGCGAGGCACCAGCGAGGACTTCCCGCTGAACCTGGTCGAGACGCGAACCGACGAGAACATCGTCCTCGAACTGCAGCGCCAGGGATTGACGCCCGACAGCGTGCCGCAGGCTGGACGCCTGGTGCTGATCCAGCGCAACGGCAATGTCGCGATCGACTGCACCGATCAGCTTCATCCGGCGGTCGCCCATGCGGCTTCGCTCGCGGCGCGCGTCGTCGGACTCGACGTGGCCGGCGTCGACCTCGTCGCCGAGGACATCTCGCGCCCGCTCGAAGAGCAAGGCGGCGCGGTGGTCGAAGTCAACGCAGGCCCGGGGCTGCTGATGCATCTGAAACCGGCGATTGGCGCGCCGCGCCCGGTCGGGCGCGCGATCGTCGATCATCTGTTTCCCGACGGGCCGGGCCGCCCGCCGGGGCGCATCCCCATCGTCGGCGTGGCCGGCAACAACCACACGCAGACGATTGCGCGGCTGGTCGCCTGGCTGATCCATCTCGGCGGCACCCGGGTCGGGCTCGCCTGCCGCGACGGCCTGTTCCTCGATCGGCGCCGCGTCTCGCACGGCAATTGCGCCCGTTTCGACGCGGCGCGCCGGCTGCTGATGAATGTCGCGGTACAGGCCGCGGTCATCGAGAACGGTCCCGAAGCCATTCTGCGCGACGGCCTCGCTTACGACCGCTGCCTCGTCGGTGTCGTGACCGATTCCGACGGCGTGGCGGAACTGGGCGAATTCGACATCTTCGAGACCGAGCAGATGGCCCGGGTGCTGCGCACTCAGGTCGACGTCGTGCTGCCGCACGGCGCCGCCGTGCTCAACGCTGCCGACGACGCGGTTGCGGCGTTGGCATCGCTGTGCGACGGCGAGGTGATCCTGTACGCCGACGATGCGCTGGCGCCGGCGATCGCGTCGCACCGTGCCAAGGGCGGCCGCGCGGTGTTCGTGCGCGGCGGCGCGGTGGTCCTCGCCACCGGCGCCACCGAGGTCCAACTGGCGAGCCTGGACCGGCTGATGGGCCGGCACGAACGCGGCACGCCCGCGGCTGCGGAAACCCTGCGCCGCAGCCTGCTCGCCGCGGTCGCGGCAAGCTGGGCACTGGGCATTTCGCACGACCTGATCGCGGTCGGCATCGAAACCTTCGACCCGGACCTGAAGCCGTACTACACGGCGCCCGAACCCTTTGCCGCGAACTAG
- a CDS encoding efflux ABC transporter, permease/ATP-binding protein has product MQNHHSIVAATGNADSGSAQDALRARLDAEENVLATLAVDLDRRLRFSTGLLALTNRRLWAFEPDPAAPGDGRWQHWNLSAELSMRHFDHAGVGTIELHDAHARLAVWRFTLAANVQALRLIRQFEQQIAALQGRALAAAEDEPALCPQCQSPLPPDTDECPVCARELHTPPSTWVLLRLGRFARPYRRQLATAFALTLISTAATLIPPYLTIPLMDDVLIPFQNGHRIDVGLVAALLGGLLASALVGWGLGWARTYILSLVSERIGADLRTATFDHLLGLSLEYFGGKRTGDLMARIGSETDRICVFLSLHALDFATDVLMIAMTAVILFSIDPWLALVTLVPLPFIAWMIHVVRDRLRTGFEKVGRVWAEVTNVLADTIPGIRVVKAFAQEQREAQRFRVANEHNLVVNDRLNRIWSLFAPTVSLLTEIGLLVVWAFGIWLVSEHQITVGVLTAFIAYIGRFYARLDSMSRIVSVTQKAAAGAKRIFDILDHVSNVPEPVHPVAIGSGPDALQGRIEIAGIGFRYGQRSVIRNLDLTIAPGEMIGLVGHSGSGKSTLVNLICRFYDVTEGSISVDGTDIRRFGLAEYRRHIGLVLQEPFLFFGTVAENIAYGRPDASRGEIVAAARAAHAHEFILRLPHGYDSLVGERGQGLSGGERQRLSIARALLIDPRILILDEATSSVDTETEKEIQRALDNLVQGRTTIAIAHRLSTLRRASRLVVMDRGEVVEIGPHDELMANQGAYWRLYQAQLRRIDEDEGEHEPPVRGAAERRQIELPLAHSEATT; this is encoded by the coding sequence ATGCAAAATCACCATTCGATCGTTGCCGCCACGGGGAATGCAGATTCGGGTTCGGCGCAGGATGCGCTGCGCGCCCGGCTCGATGCTGAAGAAAACGTCTTGGCGACGCTCGCGGTTGACTTGGACCGCCGGCTGCGGTTTTCCACCGGCCTGCTCGCGCTGACGAATCGCCGCCTGTGGGCGTTCGAGCCGGATCCGGCGGCGCCGGGTGACGGGCGCTGGCAGCACTGGAACCTGTCGGCCGAGCTGTCGATGCGCCATTTCGACCATGCCGGCGTCGGCACGATCGAACTGCACGACGCGCACGCGCGGCTCGCGGTCTGGCGCTTCACGCTGGCCGCGAACGTGCAGGCGCTGCGGCTGATCCGGCAGTTCGAGCAGCAGATCGCGGCGCTGCAGGGGCGGGCCTTGGCGGCCGCCGAAGACGAGCCGGCTTTGTGTCCCCAATGCCAGTCGCCGCTGCCGCCCGACACCGACGAATGTCCGGTGTGCGCGCGCGAACTGCACACTCCGCCGTCCACCTGGGTGCTGCTGCGGCTGGGGCGCTTTGCCCGGCCGTACCGCCGGCAGCTCGCCACCGCGTTCGCGCTGACGCTGATCTCGACCGCGGCCACGCTGATCCCGCCGTACCTGACGATCCCGCTGATGGACGACGTGCTGATTCCGTTTCAGAACGGGCACCGCATCGATGTCGGGCTGGTGGCGGCATTGCTCGGCGGGTTGCTGGCGTCCGCGCTGGTCGGCTGGGGCCTGGGCTGGGCGCGCACCTACATCCTGTCGCTGGTGTCCGAGCGGATCGGCGCCGACCTGCGCACCGCGACGTTCGACCACCTGCTCGGCCTGTCGCTGGAGTATTTCGGCGGCAAGCGCACCGGCGACCTGATGGCGCGCATCGGCTCCGAAACCGACCGCATCTGCGTGTTCCTGTCGCTGCACGCGCTGGACTTCGCGACCGATGTGCTGATGATCGCGATGACCGCGGTAATCCTGTTCTCGATCGATCCCTGGCTCGCGCTGGTCACGCTGGTGCCGCTGCCGTTCATCGCATGGATGATCCACGTGGTACGCGACCGGCTGCGCACCGGGTTCGAGAAGGTGGGCCGGGTCTGGGCCGAGGTCACGAACGTGCTGGCCGACACCATCCCCGGCATCCGCGTCGTCAAGGCGTTCGCGCAGGAGCAGCGCGAGGCGCAGCGCTTTCGCGTTGCCAACGAACACAACCTCGTGGTGAACGACCGGCTGAACCGGATCTGGTCACTGTTCGCGCCGACCGTCTCGCTGCTGACCGAGATCGGCCTGTTGGTGGTTTGGGCATTCGGCATCTGGCTCGTGTCCGAGCACCAGATCACGGTCGGCGTGCTGACCGCGTTCATCGCCTACATCGGACGGTTCTACGCACGGCTCGATTCGATGAGCCGCATCGTCTCGGTCACGCAGAAGGCGGCGGCCGGGGCGAAGCGGATCTTCGACATCCTCGACCATGTGTCGAATGTGCCCGAGCCGGTGCATCCGGTGGCGATCGGCAGCGGGCCGGACGCTTTGCAAGGACGCATCGAGATTGCCGGCATCGGCTTTCGCTACGGCCAGCGCTCGGTGATCCGCAACCTGGACCTGACGATAGCGCCTGGCGAGATGATCGGCCTCGTGGGTCACAGCGGCTCGGGCAAGAGCACGCTGGTGAACCTGATCTGCCGCTTCTACGACGTGACCGAGGGATCGATCAGCGTCGACGGCACCGACATCCGGCGCTTCGGCCTGGCCGAATACCGGCGCCATATCGGCCTCGTGCTGCAGGAGCCGTTCCTGTTCTTCGGCACCGTCGCGGAGAACATCGCCTATGGCCGGCCCGACGCCTCGCGGGGCGAGATCGTCGCCGCGGCGCGCGCCGCGCATGCGCACGAGTTCATCCTGCGGCTGCCGCACGGCTACGACTCGCTGGTCGGCGAACGTGGCCAGGGCCTGTCCGGCGGCGAGCGCCAGCGGCTGTCGATCGCGCGCGCGCTGCTGATCGACCCACGCATCCTGATCCTCGACGAGGCGACCTCGTCGGTCGACACCGAAACCGAGAAGGAAATCCAGCGCGCGCTCGACAACCTGGTGCAGGGGCGCACCACGATCGCGATCGCACACCGGCTCTCGACGTTGCGCCGCGCGAGCCGGCTGGTGGTGATGGATCGCGGCGAGGTGGTCGAAATCGGTCCGCACGACGAACTGATGGCGAACCAGGGGGCGTACTGGCGGTTGTACCAGGCGCAGCTGCGGCGCATCGACGAGGACGAGGGCGAGCACGAGCCGCCAGTTCGGGGCGCGGCCGAGCGCAGGCAGATCGAACTGCCGCTCGCGCATTCGGAGGCGACGACGTGA